The following proteins are encoded in a genomic region of Dokdonia donghaensis DSW-1:
- a CDS encoding TIGR02757 family protein, whose protein sequence is MNKKELKIFLDEKAAQYENNDFIPHDPIQIPHRFDLKEDIEIAAFLTATIAWGNRKSIINNATKMMEIMGEAPHDFVINYTPEQAHLFEGFVHRTFNSIDFETFIRALKNIYTHHGGLEQVFLSGITNGDLQPAITHFKKVFFEVDHLPRTQKHVSDPSKNSAAKRINMFLRWMIRDARAGVDFGIWKSISPSLLSCPLDVHTSNVARKLRLLSRKQNDGKTLAELDKALRKMDPVDPVKYDFALFGLGAFENF, encoded by the coding sequence ATGAACAAAAAGGAACTCAAAATTTTTCTAGACGAGAAGGCCGCACAGTATGAAAATAATGACTTTATACCTCACGACCCTATTCAAATCCCACATAGATTTGATCTAAAAGAAGATATAGAAATAGCCGCTTTTCTAACAGCTACCATAGCTTGGGGTAATAGAAAGAGTATTATCAATAACGCTACAAAGATGATGGAGATAATGGGTGAAGCTCCTCACGACTTTGTAATAAACTACACGCCAGAGCAGGCTCACCTCTTTGAAGGGTTTGTACATCGCACGTTTAATAGCATAGATTTTGAGACGTTTATAAGAGCACTTAAAAACATTTACACTCATCACGGCGGTCTAGAGCAGGTATTTTTATCAGGAATTACAAATGGTGATTTGCAACCTGCAATCACACATTTTAAAAAAGTGTTTTTTGAAGTAGATCATTTACCACGCACACAAAAACACGTAAGTGATCCTTCCAAAAATTCGGCAGCAAAGCGTATCAATATGTTTTTAAGGTGGATGATACGAGATGCTCGAGCCGGTGTAGATTTCGGGATTTGGAAATCTATTTCCCCTTCCCTATTATCTTGCCCTCTTGATGTACATACGAGCAATGTTGCAAGGAAGCTTAGATTGCTTTCGCGAAAGCAAAATGATGGTAAAACCTTAGCCGAGCTAGATAAAGCCCTAAGAAAAATGGATCCCGTAGATCCAGTAAAATATGATTTTGCATTATTTGGACTTGGTGCTTTTGAAAATTTTTAA
- a CDS encoding ABC transporter ATP-binding protein yields MVKAQHISKTFGDLKVLKDVSLTVNKGEVVSIVGQSGAGKTTLLQIIGTLDSPDTGATTSLHINGKEIIGMKAKLMSAFRNEHIGFIFQFHQLLPEFTALENVCIPAYIAKKDKVTTEKRAKELLDFLGLSHRYDHKPNELSGGEQQRVAVARSLINNPALILADEPSGNLDTESAEHLHNLFFKLRDEFNQTIIIVTHNEDLANMADRKLVMKDGMFVNV; encoded by the coding sequence ATGGTAAAGGCACAACACATCTCTAAAACATTTGGCGATCTTAAAGTATTAAAAGATGTCTCACTTACGGTAAATAAAGGTGAAGTCGTCTCTATAGTAGGACAAAGTGGAGCAGGTAAAACCACATTACTTCAAATTATTGGCACATTAGACAGCCCAGACACGGGAGCCACTACAAGTTTGCATATAAATGGTAAGGAAATCATAGGTATGAAAGCAAAACTTATGAGTGCTTTTAGAAATGAGCATATAGGTTTTATATTTCAGTTTCATCAGTTATTACCAGAGTTTACAGCGCTAGAAAATGTTTGTATACCCGCTTATATTGCAAAAAAAGATAAAGTGACTACAGAAAAGAGAGCTAAGGAGCTATTAGACTTTTTAGGGCTATCACATCGTTATGACCATAAGCCTAATGAGCTCTCTGGAGGCGAGCAACAACGTGTAGCCGTTGCAAGATCACTTATAAATAACCCAGCGCTTATACTTGCAGATGAGCCATCTGGCAACCTTGATACAGAAAGTGCAGAGCATTTACATAATTTATTTTTTAAACTTAGGGATGAGTTTAACCAAACCATTATTATAGTCACGCATAATGAAGACCTAGCAAATATGGCAGACCGTAAACTTGTGATGAAAGACGGTATGTTTGTAAATGTCTAA
- a CDS encoding DUF5916 domain-containing protein, translated as MRFLALGILSLLSTGFLFSQGTKILNAERISVAPKIDGVLDDNIWKSLPVYSDFHMFEPGNEGTIEENQRTEVKMAYDDKAIYIAAYLYDPNPEGIARQFSQRDEVFAQADHFMVALNTYNDGINETRFYVTSAGTIGDQRVTQNNRDFGFNVVFECKVSRDERGWYAEYRIPYNALRFPESDVQNWSVNFYRRLVNKNETHTWSRIERGIGRDTQYNGAVTGVRNIDPPVRLTFFPFVQSALSTQDGQTETNFAGGLDIKYGLSDSFTLDAQLIPDFGQVAFDNVVLNLGPFEQTFGENRAFFTEGIDLFNKGRIFFSRRIGGPASGSVTLEDSDTVTEEIIDYPAKVKLLNSIKISGRTKGGLGIGFLNSIGSKTFATIERTEFNEDDTSSIIDTSRRKVLIEPLSNYNVFVLDQQFNQNSSVSIINTNVTRSGSNFRNANVTGGVFDIADKDNNYNVSGRGIFSNVRESGETTTGFQSEFDFRKISGNWRYRVGHDFANTKLDINDLGVNFRNNFNNFTLGGSYQLIQPKGKFNNYRFDVTVRHQRLYKPSVKTRNSIRFNSFFATAKRLAFGGNLSLNGKNQDYFEPRVDGKFVTFESNLGGGGFVSTDFRKKFAFDFGGAVRQWFGNQDQFNYSINFSPRYRFSEKLLVIFATNYSSRKNNFGWVDNTDTEVFLGLRDVTSFENRVTANYNFDPYKAINLSLRNFWAVSDHSSNIYYLLNDDGSRSEIADYDLTERRDPNANFNIWNLDLSFRWRFAPGSEASLLYRNQISKFDELSTISYNDSLRNLFQESLNHTLSLRVTYFIDYNNIKHVFKKVS; from the coding sequence ATGCGCTTTCTTGCTTTAGGAATACTCTCATTACTATCTACCGGATTTCTCTTTTCTCAGGGTACCAAAATTCTGAACGCAGAGCGTATTAGTGTAGCCCCAAAGATAGATGGAGTACTAGACGATAATATCTGGAAATCACTACCTGTTTATAGTGACTTTCATATGTTTGAACCAGGCAATGAGGGGACGATAGAAGAAAACCAACGCACTGAGGTAAAAATGGCCTATGATGATAAGGCTATTTACATCGCAGCATACTTATATGATCCTAATCCAGAAGGTATTGCAAGACAGTTTAGCCAGCGTGATGAAGTATTTGCTCAGGCAGATCATTTTATGGTAGCTCTTAACACCTATAATGATGGTATAAATGAAACGAGATTTTATGTCACGAGTGCTGGAACTATAGGAGATCAACGAGTCACTCAAAACAATAGAGACTTCGGTTTTAATGTTGTTTTTGAATGTAAAGTATCACGTGATGAGAGAGGGTGGTATGCAGAGTACCGCATACCATATAATGCTTTACGTTTTCCAGAAAGTGACGTTCAAAATTGGAGTGTTAACTTCTATAGGCGTTTAGTAAATAAAAATGAAACACATACCTGGAGTAGAATTGAGCGTGGTATAGGGAGAGATACACAATATAATGGCGCAGTGACCGGAGTGCGCAATATAGATCCTCCTGTGCGACTTACATTTTTTCCATTTGTACAAAGTGCTCTAAGCACACAAGATGGCCAGACAGAGACTAACTTTGCTGGTGGGCTAGATATAAAATATGGCCTTAGTGATAGTTTTACTTTAGACGCACAACTTATACCGGATTTCGGACAAGTAGCTTTTGACAATGTGGTGCTCAATTTAGGACCCTTTGAACAAACCTTTGGTGAGAATAGAGCCTTCTTTACAGAAGGTATTGACTTGTTTAATAAAGGGAGAATCTTTTTTTCTAGACGTATAGGAGGTCCAGCATCTGGCAGTGTAACTCTTGAAGATAGCGATACCGTTACCGAAGAGATTATAGATTACCCTGCAAAGGTTAAACTCCTCAACTCAATTAAAATATCTGGACGTACAAAAGGTGGCCTAGGCATAGGTTTTCTAAACTCGATAGGTAGTAAGACATTTGCAACCATAGAGCGCACAGAGTTTAATGAAGACGATACAAGTAGTATTATAGACACCTCGAGACGTAAAGTTCTTATAGAACCACTATCTAACTATAATGTCTTTGTACTAGACCAGCAGTTTAATCAAAACTCTTCTGTATCAATTATAAACACAAATGTCACAAGGAGCGGTAGCAATTTTAGAAATGCAAATGTTACAGGAGGGGTATTTGACATTGCAGATAAGGACAATAACTATAATGTATCTGGTAGAGGGATTTTTAGTAATGTAAGAGAGTCTGGTGAGACTACTACTGGTTTTCAGTCCGAATTTGATTTTAGAAAAATATCTGGAAACTGGAGATATCGAGTAGGTCACGACTTTGCTAATACTAAACTTGATATAAACGACCTAGGGGTAAATTTTAGAAATAACTTCAATAATTTTACTCTAGGAGGTTCTTATCAACTCATACAGCCTAAGGGTAAATTTAATAACTATAGATTTGATGTTACTGTACGCCACCAGCGGTTATACAAGCCCAGCGTAAAAACTCGTAACAGCATACGCTTCAACTCATTTTTTGCTACAGCAAAGCGACTCGCCTTTGGTGGTAACTTAAGTCTAAATGGTAAAAATCAAGATTACTTTGAGCCACGTGTAGATGGTAAGTTTGTAACGTTTGAGTCTAATCTAGGTGGAGGAGGCTTTGTCTCTACAGATTTTAGAAAAAAGTTTGCTTTTGATTTTGGAGGAGCTGTAAGACAGTGGTTTGGTAATCAAGACCAGTTTAACTATAGTATTAACTTCTCTCCACGCTATAGATTTTCAGAAAAATTGCTTGTTATTTTTGCTACAAATTACTCAAGTAGAAAGAATAACTTTGGGTGGGTAGATAATACAGATACTGAGGTCTTCTTAGGCTTACGCGACGTAACCTCTTTTGAAAATAGAGTAACAGCAAACTATAATTTTGATCCCTACAAGGCTATAAATTTAAGTTTAAGGAACTTCTGGGCAGTGTCAGACCATAGTAGTAATATATATTATTTACTTAACGATGATGGTTCACGATCAGAAATAGCAGATTATGACCTAACAGAGCGTAGAGATCCTAATGCAAATTTTAACATCTGGAATCTCGATCTAAGTTTTAGGTGGAGATTTGCACCAGGTAGTGAAGCTTCCCTACTCTATCGTAATCAAATTTCAAAGTTTGATGAGTTATCAACCATAAGCTACAATGATAGTTTACGTAATTTATTTCAAGAATCTCTAAATCATACCTTATCATTGAGGGTTACTTATTTTATAGATTATAACAACATAAAGCACGTCTTTAAAAAGGTCTCTTAA
- the folE gene encoding GTP cyclohydrolase I FolE: MPYRKFEEYNIEVTEDVKSNFTSIIKSLGEDTSREGIVKTPERAAKAMQYLTSGYEMDAAAILKGAMFKEDYDDMVIVKNIELYSLCEHHMLPFFGKAHIAYIPNGHIVGLSKLPRIVDVFSRRLQVQERLTHDILECINTTLQPKGVAVVIEASHMCMMMRGVQKQNSTTTTSGFRGQFERQETRNEFLKLISSNLD, encoded by the coding sequence ATGCCATACAGAAAATTTGAAGAGTACAACATAGAAGTAACAGAAGATGTAAAGAGTAATTTTACATCAATTATTAAAAGTCTTGGTGAAGACACAAGTAGAGAGGGTATTGTAAAAACACCAGAAAGAGCTGCAAAAGCAATGCAGTACTTAACCTCTGGTTATGAAATGGATGCTGCTGCTATATTAAAAGGAGCAATGTTTAAGGAAGACTATGATGATATGGTGATTGTAAAAAACATCGAACTCTACTCTCTCTGCGAGCATCATATGCTACCTTTTTTTGGAAAAGCACACATAGCTTATATTCCTAACGGTCATATTGTAGGTCTAAGCAAACTACCGCGCATAGTAGATGTTTTTTCGCGTAGGCTTCAAGTACAAGAGCGTCTCACACACGATATCTTAGAGTGTATTAATACTACCTTGCAACCTAAAGGAGTGGCAGTTGTTATTGAAGCTTCACATATGTGTATGATGATGCGAGGAGTTCAAAAACAAAATTCTACGACCACTACATCTGGATTTAGAGGTCAATTTGAAAGACAAGAAACCCGCAATGAGTTCCTTAAATTAATCTCGTCAAATTTAGATTAA
- the hutH gene encoding histidine ammonia-lyase — protein MSQIHYISSEILDLKIISSILDEDKKLKLSEECVHTINASRAYLDKKIKESKTPVYGVNTGFGSLCNVAIRDENLTKLQENLVRSHACGSGDYVPKDIVKLMLLLKIQSLSYGHSGVHINTVQRLIDFYNLNILPVVYDQGSLGASGDLAPLAHLALPLIGEGEVWLDNKIISSVEALRSNGLTKISLQSKEGLALLNGTQFMSAYGVMALIKSHKLSYLADVVGAISIDAFNCNLSPFNPLVHYVRPHKGQIKTAARIISFLEDSEIAATEKQNVQDPYSFRCIPQVHGATKDVIDFATKTFKTEINSVTDNPNIFPADDMIISGGNFHGQPLALALDYLSIAMAELGSISERRVYQLISGLRGLPPFLVDSPGLNSGMMIPQYTAASIVSQNKQLCTPSSVDSIVSSNGQEDHVSMGANAATKLLKVVDNVETLLSIELLNAAQALHYRQPLHTSGFLQSFTKSYREVVPFADKDRIFANDIKLGKIFINSVNIDLNELY, from the coding sequence ATGTCTCAAATACACTATATAAGTAGTGAAATTCTTGACCTTAAAATAATTTCTTCTATTCTTGATGAAGATAAAAAACTCAAACTCAGTGAGGAATGTGTACATACTATTAATGCCTCCAGAGCTTATCTAGATAAAAAAATAAAAGAAAGTAAAACACCAGTATATGGTGTAAATACTGGTTTTGGGAGCTTGTGTAATGTTGCTATACGTGATGAAAACTTAACAAAGCTGCAAGAGAATTTAGTACGGTCTCACGCTTGCGGTTCTGGAGATTACGTTCCTAAAGATATAGTAAAATTAATGTTACTTCTCAAAATACAATCCTTAAGCTATGGTCATAGTGGTGTACACATTAATACAGTACAACGACTTATAGATTTTTACAATCTCAATATATTGCCTGTAGTATATGATCAGGGCTCGCTGGGCGCAAGTGGAGATTTAGCTCCGCTTGCACACCTTGCCTTACCTTTGATAGGAGAAGGAGAGGTCTGGCTTGATAATAAAATTATCTCATCTGTAGAGGCTCTAAGGAGTAATGGGTTAACTAAGATCTCGCTACAGTCTAAAGAAGGCCTTGCATTACTAAATGGCACACAGTTTATGAGTGCATATGGTGTGATGGCACTTATAAAATCACATAAATTATCTTATCTGGCAGATGTTGTGGGGGCGATATCTATAGATGCTTTTAATTGTAATTTATCTCCATTTAACCCACTTGTACATTACGTGAGACCCCATAAAGGACAAATTAAGACTGCAGCTCGTATAATCTCTTTTTTAGAAGATAGTGAGATTGCTGCAACAGAAAAGCAAAATGTACAAGATCCATATTCTTTTAGATGTATACCTCAAGTACACGGTGCTACCAAGGATGTCATAGACTTTGCGACCAAAACGTTTAAAACTGAAATTAATAGTGTTACAGATAATCCCAATATTTTTCCGGCAGATGATATGATAATAAGTGGCGGGAATTTTCACGGTCAACCACTCGCACTTGCATTAGATTATTTAAGTATTGCAATGGCAGAATTAGGTAGTATAAGTGAGCGTCGCGTTTATCAATTAATAAGTGGTTTACGAGGTTTGCCGCCATTTTTAGTAGATAGCCCAGGCCTCAATAGTGGTATGATGATACCACAATATACTGCAGCAAGTATAGTAAGTCAAAACAAACAACTTTGTACGCCGTCAAGTGTAGACTCTATCGTATCATCAAACGGACAAGAAGATCACGTGAGTATGGGAGCAAACGCGGCTACAAAACTTCTCAAGGTTGTAGATAATGTTGAGACGTTACTCTCTATAGAATTGCTTAATGCAGCTCAAGCATTGCATTACAGACAGCCACTTCATACATCCGGATTTCTACAGTCTTTTACAAAGAGTTATAGAGAAGTAGTTCCGTTTGCAGATAAAGATAGAATTTTTGCAAATGATATTAAACTAGGCAAAATATTCATAAATAGTGTGAATATAGATCTCAACGAGCTATATTAA
- a CDS encoding STAS/SEC14 domain-containing protein: MKITKEFEFGKIHIEDNIVIGVMNEGSHIDPLSNRLLLSYCEEIFEKKPFAYLSYRKNSYSVDPTVYIDAANHYGLKAIAVVSQNSLSETNVAIEKQFFNQPFEIFKTTDEAKNWLTQVLI, from the coding sequence TTGAAAATTACTAAAGAATTTGAGTTCGGAAAGATACATATAGAAGATAATATTGTTATAGGCGTTATGAACGAGGGATCACATATTGATCCTCTATCAAATAGACTCCTTCTATCATACTGCGAAGAAATATTTGAGAAAAAGCCTTTTGCTTATTTATCATATAGAAAAAACTCCTACTCTGTAGACCCTACGGTATATATAGATGCCGCAAACCATTATGGTCTTAAAGCAATTGCCGTTGTATCTCAAAACTCGCTTAGCGAGACTAATGTTGCTATTGAGAAACAATTTTTTAATCAACCATTTGAAATATTTAAAACGACAGATGAGGCAAAAAACTGGTTAACTCAAGTTTTAATATAG
- a CDS encoding ATP-dependent Clp protease ATP-binding subunit: MDDNFSPRVKDVIAYSKEEALRLGHDFIGTEHLLLGLLRDGSGKAIDILGALEIDLEHLRRKVEILSPANPNVSLQNNDKKNLHLTRQAERALKTTFLEAKLFQSSAINTAHLLLCVLRNENDPTTKLLNRLKVDYDNVKDQFKLMMANESDEYIEPIKSESFSDDADNGDEQSKENPFNSPTTPKGNKKSKTPVLDNFGRDLTAMADEGKLDPVVGREKEIERVSQILSRRKKNNPLLIGEPGVGKSAIAEGLALRIVQRKVSRILFDKRVVTLDLASLVAGTKYRGQFEERMKAVMNELEKNDDIILFIDEIHTIVGAGGATGSLDASNMFKPALARGEIQCVGATTLDEFRQHIEKDGALERRFQKVIVEPTSVEETIEILQNIKGKYEEHHNVSYTDEALEACVKLTNRYMTDRFLPDKAIDALDEAGSRVHITNIDVPKKILELENKLEEVRELKTSVVKKQKYEEAAKLRDDEKNLEKELAIAQERWEEDSKLHKEVVSEDNVADVVSMMTGIPVNRIAQTESNKLAELPATIKQNVIGQDEAVAKVAKAIQRNRAGLKDPNKPIGSFIFLGQTGVGKTQLAKVLAKELFDNQDALIRIDMSEYMEKFSISRLVGAPPGYVGYEEGGQLTEKVRRKPYAVVLLDEIEKAHPDVFNMLLQVLDDGFLTDSLGRKIDFRNTIIIMTSNIGARKLKDFGQGVGFGTASRKTQVDENARSIIQNALKKAFAPEFLNRIDDVVVFNALEREDIHKIIDIELEKLFKRIKGLGYNLTLSDKAKDYISDKGFDKDYGARPLKRAIQKYIEDALAEEIINSKLEEGDSIFMDFDTDKNELIIDIKKGETTES; this comes from the coding sequence ATGGATGATAATTTTTCGCCAAGAGTAAAAGATGTTATTGCTTATAGTAAGGAGGAGGCGTTACGCCTAGGCCACGATTTTATAGGTACAGAACACTTGCTGCTTGGTTTATTAAGAGATGGTAGCGGTAAAGCGATAGATATACTAGGAGCTCTAGAAATAGACCTTGAGCACTTGAGACGTAAGGTAGAAATCTTAAGTCCAGCAAATCCTAATGTGAGCTTGCAAAATAATGACAAGAAGAACTTACATCTTACCAGACAGGCAGAGCGCGCCCTAAAAACAACTTTTTTAGAAGCAAAACTTTTTCAAAGCTCTGCAATAAATACGGCTCACCTCCTACTGTGTGTACTGCGCAATGAGAATGACCCTACAACAAAGTTGTTAAACCGCCTCAAGGTAGATTATGACAACGTAAAAGACCAATTTAAACTAATGATGGCAAACGAAAGTGACGAATATATAGAGCCTATTAAGTCTGAATCATTTAGCGATGATGCAGATAATGGTGATGAGCAGTCTAAAGAGAATCCTTTTAACAGCCCAACAACTCCTAAGGGAAATAAAAAGAGTAAAACTCCTGTTTTAGATAACTTTGGACGTGATCTTACGGCAATGGCAGATGAAGGTAAGCTTGATCCTGTTGTAGGTAGAGAAAAAGAAATTGAGAGAGTATCGCAAATCTTAAGTAGACGAAAGAAAAACAATCCTTTACTTATAGGAGAACCAGGTGTAGGTAAATCTGCCATAGCAGAAGGACTTGCTCTTAGAATTGTACAACGTAAGGTATCGCGTATTCTTTTTGACAAACGTGTTGTTACTCTTGATCTTGCAAGCCTAGTAGCCGGGACTAAGTACAGAGGACAGTTTGAAGAACGTATGAAAGCCGTGATGAACGAGCTTGAAAAAAATGATGATATTATCTTATTTATAGATGAGATACATACCATTGTAGGAGCTGGAGGAGCAACAGGATCTCTTGATGCCTCAAATATGTTTAAACCTGCTCTCGCTCGAGGCGAAATACAATGTGTAGGTGCAACAACACTAGATGAGTTTAGACAACACATAGAAAAAGATGGAGCTTTAGAGCGCCGTTTTCAAAAAGTGATAGTAGAACCTACTTCTGTAGAAGAAACTATTGAGATACTACAAAATATAAAAGGTAAGTATGAAGAGCATCATAATGTCTCATATACAGATGAGGCTCTAGAGGCTTGTGTAAAACTTACTAATAGGTATATGACCGATAGATTTCTTCCGGATAAGGCCATTGATGCTCTAGACGAAGCAGGATCTCGAGTTCATATTACTAATATTGATGTTCCTAAAAAGATTCTAGAATTAGAAAATAAGCTAGAAGAAGTAAGAGAGTTGAAAACTTCTGTCGTTAAAAAACAAAAGTATGAAGAGGCGGCAAAGCTGCGTGATGATGAGAAAAATTTAGAAAAAGAGCTTGCAATCGCACAAGAGCGATGGGAAGAAGATTCTAAACTTCATAAAGAAGTTGTCTCAGAAGATAATGTGGCAGATGTAGTGAGTATGATGACAGGAATACCTGTTAATCGTATCGCACAAACAGAAAGTAACAAACTTGCAGAATTACCTGCAACGATAAAACAAAACGTAATAGGTCAAGATGAAGCAGTTGCCAAAGTTGCAAAAGCAATACAACGTAATCGAGCTGGATTAAAAGACCCTAACAAACCTATAGGTTCGTTTATATTCTTGGGACAGACAGGTGTAGGTAAAACGCAACTTGCAAAAGTGCTTGCAAAAGAGCTTTTTGATAATCAAGATGCACTCATCCGTATAGATATGAGTGAGTATATGGAGAAGTTTTCTATCTCAAGACTCGTAGGAGCACCTCCTGGATACGTAGGTTATGAAGAAGGTGGGCAACTTACAGAAAAGGTAAGACGTAAACCATATGCTGTAGTTTTACTAGATGAGATAGAAAAAGCACATCCAGATGTATTTAATATGTTATTACAAGTGCTAGATGATGGTTTCTTAACAGATTCTCTAGGTCGTAAGATAGATTTTAGAAATACTATCATAATAATGACCTCAAATATAGGGGCAAGAAAACTCAAAGACTTTGGTCAAGGAGTTGGTTTTGGAACAGCATCGCGTAAAACTCAAGTAGATGAAAACGCGCGTAGTATCATTCAGAATGCATTAAAGAAAGCATTTGCACCAGAGTTCTTAAACCGTATTGATGATGTAGTTGTATTTAATGCGCTTGAGCGTGAGGATATACATAAGATTATTGATATTGAGTTAGAAAAGCTTTTCAAGAGAATAAAGGGTCTGGGTTACAATTTAACTTTAAGCGATAAAGCAAAGGATTACATTAGTGACAAAGGTTTTGATAAAGATTATGGAGCGAGACCTCTCAAAAGAGCTATTCAAAAGTATATAGAAGATGCACTAGCCGAAGAGATTATAAACTCTAAGCTAGAAGAAGGGGATAGTATTTTTATGGACTTTGATACAGATAAGAATGAGCTTATTATAGATATCAAGAAAGGAGAAACTACAGAGTCGTAA